From a region of the Butyrivibrio sp. AE3004 genome:
- a CDS encoding AIR synthase-related protein, with product MRIGKVTESVLKRSVLKLIKNDSNRESAAAKSDCAYSIDEFGRMTFSSVDTITFRCKESGYLAVINAANNIFCSGGKPLMASLNIMLPTETEETEIKEIMKNAISATNELEIAIEGGHTEVTDAVNRPLISAVVVGTGTKITEQGKIKDSCDVIMTKWTGLEGTAILASEKSEELDRRLPAYMIREAAEFKRYVSIKQDAAVAMDAGALFMHDVSRGGIFAALWEIAERAGCGMDIDLKKIPIRQETVEISNYLGVNPYQMMSGGSLLIIASDGEDMIAKLEEAGVCATKIGITTAKNDRIIRNDDEIRYLDKPQADEIVRIMV from the coding sequence ATGAGAATCGGTAAGGTTACAGAGAGCGTTCTTAAGCGCTCAGTGTTAAAGCTTATTAAAAATGATTCTAATAGAGAGAGCGCAGCTGCTAAATCAGACTGCGCTTATTCTATAGATGAATTTGGAAGAATGACGTTTTCGTCAGTTGATACGATTACATTTAGATGTAAGGAATCAGGATATCTTGCAGTTATAAATGCAGCAAATAATATTTTCTGTTCCGGAGGTAAACCACTAATGGCCAGCCTTAATATTATGCTCCCTACGGAAACGGAGGAAACTGAGATTAAGGAAATTATGAAAAATGCCATCAGTGCAACAAATGAGCTCGAAATAGCCATAGAAGGTGGACATACGGAGGTCACGGATGCTGTTAACAGACCCCTTATCAGTGCTGTGGTTGTGGGAACTGGGACAAAAATTACAGAGCAGGGAAAGATAAAGGACAGCTGTGATGTTATAATGACAAAATGGACAGGTCTGGAAGGGACGGCTATTCTTGCTTCAGAGAAGTCTGAGGAATTGGATAGAAGACTTCCTGCTTATATGATCAGAGAAGCTGCAGAATTTAAGCGATATGTATCGATAAAACAAGATGCTGCCGTGGCAATGGATGCAGGGGCACTGTTTATGCATGACGTATCAAGAGGTGGGATTTTTGCAGCCCTTTGGGAAATTGCTGAACGAGCAGGCTGTGGTATGGATATTGATCTGAAGAAAATACCAATAAGGCAGGAGACAGTTGAAATCTCAAATTATCTTGGAGTAAATCCGTATCAGATGATGTCTGGAGGGTCACTTCTTATAATCGCTTCAGACGGTGAAGATATGATAGCAAAACTGGAAGAAGCGGGGGTATGTGCGACAAAAATCGGAATTACTACTGCAAAGAATGACAGAATAATCAGAAATGATGACGAAATCAGATATCTTGATAAACCGCAGGCAGATGAAATTGTAAGAATTATGGTATAA
- a CDS encoding VanW family protein has translation MKKIMFLCLMALLLVLVFPAGRAEAASDTIHQGVFIGDVDVSGMTTAQATEAVDQYIEQLRAKNVTLRGRDEGQSVQVNMADFGLGWANTEVVDEAYALCREGNIIQRYKAIKDLEHSTKRYNIEYSFNNDAIYQILEVNCAPFNVSKQNYKLSKTSNGFEVTDGQVGYILDEQTSLKNIENFVQNEWNHEDCTIDVVIEEDQPQGSYEDLSKVRDVLGTYTTSYSSSGAARSANVANGCKLINGTTLYPGEEFSVLETITPFTEANGYFPAGSYLNGVVVESVGGGICQVSTTLYNAVLLSELEVTERHNHSMIINYVKPSMDAAIAENGGKNFRFVNSTEYPIYIEGTTTSDKHITFTIYGVETRDSSHKVEFESEVLETTQAGPDQIVADGASPIGAINTQSAHIGYKAQLWKITYDNGVETNREVINKSTYKMVPRIITVGTATGDPTAAAQIATAIATGDINQIRAVSGAIVAVQQAAASGGDVEGAQAAAAAQAASAQAQLQAQQEAAAPAAPEQTPAPAEAAPAQETAPEASAQEAAPAETPAAPAQEAAPAETPAAPAQEAAPAETPAPAETPTTEG, from the coding sequence ATGAAAAAAATTATGTTTCTTTGTCTGATGGCGCTTTTACTTGTTCTTGTATTTCCGGCAGGTAGAGCAGAGGCTGCTTCAGATACTATTCATCAAGGGGTTTTTATTGGTGATGTTGATGTTTCAGGCATGACAACTGCGCAGGCGACTGAGGCTGTAGATCAGTACATTGAGCAGCTGCGAGCAAAGAACGTAACCCTTAGGGGGAGGGATGAAGGGCAGAGTGTCCAGGTGAACATGGCTGACTTCGGACTCGGCTGGGCTAACACAGAGGTTGTTGATGAAGCTTATGCTCTTTGCAGGGAAGGTAATATCATCCAACGCTACAAAGCAATAAAGGATCTTGAGCACAGTACCAAACGTTACAATATCGAATATTCTTTTAATAATGATGCTATTTATCAGATTCTGGAAGTTAACTGTGCACCATTTAATGTTTCAAAGCAAAACTATAAGCTTTCAAAAACATCAAACGGATTTGAAGTCACAGATGGACAAGTGGGATATATCCTTGACGAGCAGACTTCACTTAAGAATATTGAGAATTTTGTGCAGAATGAATGGAATCATGAGGATTGCACGATTGATGTAGTCATTGAAGAGGACCAGCCTCAGGGAAGTTATGAGGATTTAAGTAAGGTAAGGGATGTCCTCGGAACATATACTACAAGTTATTCCAGTTCGGGAGCAGCAAGAAGTGCAAATGTAGCTAACGGCTGTAAGCTTATTAATGGTACAACTTTGTATCCCGGGGAGGAATTTTCGGTCCTTGAGACGATAACTCCTTTTACTGAAGCAAATGGATATTTTCCTGCAGGTTCATATTTGAATGGTGTTGTTGTAGAAAGTGTTGGCGGTGGTATTTGCCAGGTTTCAACAACTTTGTATAATGCAGTTCTTTTATCAGAGCTTGAGGTTACGGAACGTCATAACCACTCGATGATAATCAATTATGTAAAGCCATCGATGGATGCTGCCATAGCAGAGAATGGAGGTAAGAACTTCAGATTTGTTAACAGCACGGAATATCCTATTTATATAGAAGGTACAACTACCTCTGACAAGCATATTACTTTTACCATTTATGGAGTTGAAACAAGAGATTCATCACATAAAGTAGAGTTTGAAAGTGAGGTTCTTGAAACAACACAGGCAGGACCAGACCAGATTGTTGCTGACGGAGCGTCACCCATAGGTGCGATCAATACGCAGTCAGCACATATCGGATACAAGGCACAGCTTTGGAAGATTACATATGATAATGGGGTTGAGACAAACAGGGAAGTAATAAATAAAAGTACTTATAAGATGGTTCCCCGCATTATTACAGTAGGAACCGCTACAGGTGATCCTACAGCGGCAGCACAGATAGCAACCGCTATAGCAACCGGAGATATAAATCAGATCAGAGCCGTATCCGGAGCGATTGTAGCGGTGCAGCAGGCAGCAGCCAGCGGTGGTGATGTGGAAGGTGCACAGGCAGCAGCCGCAGCACAGGCCGCATCAGCGCAGGCACAGTTGCAAGCACAACAGGAAGCAGCGGCACCGGCTGCACCAGAGCAGACACCGGCTCCTGCAGAAGCTGCGCCCGCTCAGGAAACAGCGCCAGAAGCTTCTGCTCAGGAAGCAGCACCCGCAGAAACACCTGCAGCCCCTGCTCAGGAAGCAGCACCCGCAGAAACACCTGCAGCCCCTGCTCAGGAAGCAGCACCTGCAGAAACACCGGCCCCTGCAGAAACACCCACCACAGAAGGATAA
- a CDS encoding galactokinase — protein sequence MKEEVLRGFEEQYGKNDNVKAYFAPGRVNLIGEHTDYNGGHVFPCALTIGTYGAAAKRNDRKMRFFSMNFNNAKVLEASLDDLEASKSAGWISYPVGVVWAFEKRGLKLDTGFDMVIFGNIPNGSGLSSSASLEVLTGFILRDLYGFEVTNQDLALIGQYSENNFNGCNCGIMDQFAVAMGKENNAIFLDTSDLSFEYAPIKLDGAKIIISNTNKKHKLTDSAYNDRRSACEKALAELQQVVDIKTLGDLTEEEFEAHKDAIKDDDRRIKAKHAVYENQRTIAAVSALKEGNLEKFGELMKQSHISLRDDYDVTGVELDTLAEEAWKIPGVIGSRMTGGGFGGCTVSIVKDEAIDDFKDKVGKAYRDKIGYDATFYTVSIGNGPEVI from the coding sequence ATGAAAGAAGAAGTACTTAGGGGCTTTGAGGAGCAGTATGGAAAGAACGATAATGTAAAAGCATATTTTGCTCCAGGTAGAGTTAATCTTATCGGAGAACATACTGATTACAACGGAGGACATGTCTTTCCCTGTGCACTTACAATAGGTACTTATGGTGCTGCTGCAAAAAGAAATGACAGAAAAATGCGTTTCTTCTCAATGAACTTTAATAATGCCAAGGTATTAGAGGCTTCTCTTGATGATCTTGAAGCATCTAAATCCGCAGGCTGGATTTCCTATCCTGTGGGAGTAGTTTGGGCTTTTGAGAAGAGAGGGCTTAAGCTGGATACCGGTTTTGATATGGTTATATTTGGCAATATTCCTAACGGTTCAGGACTTTCATCTTCTGCTTCACTGGAGGTATTAACCGGTTTTATTTTGCGTGATCTTTATGGATTTGAGGTTACAAACCAGGATCTTGCATTGATCGGACAATATTCCGAGAATAACTTTAATGGTTGTAACTGCGGAATTATGGATCAGTTTGCTGTCGCCATGGGTAAGGAAAATAATGCAATTTTCCTTGATACATCCGACCTTTCATTTGAATATGCTCCTATAAAGCTTGATGGTGCTAAGATTATTATCAGTAATACAAATAAGAAGCATAAGCTTACGGATTCTGCATATAATGACAGAAGAAGTGCTTGTGAGAAGGCTTTGGCCGAGTTACAGCAGGTGGTTGATATTAAGACACTCGGTGACCTTACTGAGGAAGAATTTGAAGCACATAAGGATGCTATAAAAGATGATGACAGAAGAATAAAAGCTAAACATGCAGTTTATGAAAACCAGAGAACTATAGCAGCTGTATCCGCGCTTAAGGAAGGCAATCTTGAGAAGTTTGGGGAGCTTATGAAGCAGTCACATATCTCATTGCGTGATGATTATGATGTTACAGGTGTTGAACTTGACACCCTTGCAGAAGAAGCATGGAAAATTCCCGGAGTGATCGGCTCAAGAATGACCGGAGGCGGCTTTGGAGGATGCACGGTTTCAATTGTAAAAGATGAGGCAATTGATGACTTCAAGGATAAAGTAGGAAAAGCATATCGCGATAAGATAGGATATGATGCGACTTTTTATACAGTTTCAATAGGTAATGGTCCGGAAGTAATCTGA
- a CDS encoding toxic anion resistance protein: MGDEFKEFENAAPTLSFDMPADEGTGAAAAAVQEAPQAEQVQPKETQLTEEEMKQVDAFVQQIDITNSQGVMNYGAGTQKKMADFSEKAIDNVRTKDMGEVGNMIAGLVTELKNFEVDEDEKGIMSFFKKSTNKVTALKARYTNVEKNVETISNELERHQVQLMKDVATLDNMYKLNLNYYKELSMYIIAGKKKLEQVRANELVEAQKKAEQSGLPEDAQAAKDLASLCDRFEKKIYDLELTRTIAMQTGPQIRMVQSADTAMAEKIQSTIVNTIPLWKNQMVIAIGIEHSAQAAKAEREVNDMTNALLRKNADMLKVASVEAAKESERGIVDMETLKHTNETLISTLDEVMKIQTEGKEKRKNAEAELEQIEGQLREKLLQAAKN, from the coding sequence ATGGGAGACGAGTTTAAAGAATTTGAGAATGCCGCACCGACATTATCATTTGATATGCCTGCGGATGAGGGGACAGGAGCTGCTGCAGCTGCAGTGCAGGAAGCACCTCAGGCTGAACAGGTTCAGCCCAAAGAGACACAGCTTACAGAAGAAGAGATGAAGCAGGTTGATGCTTTTGTACAGCAGATTGACATTACAAATTCTCAGGGTGTCATGAACTATGGTGCAGGCACACAAAAGAAGATGGCTGATTTTTCAGAAAAAGCTATTGATAATGTTCGTACTAAAGATATGGGAGAGGTTGGCAACATGATCGCCGGTCTTGTAACAGAACTTAAGAACTTTGAAGTTGATGAGGATGAAAAAGGAATAATGTCCTTTTTCAAAAAGAGTACCAATAAAGTTACAGCTCTTAAAGCAAGATATACAAATGTTGAGAAAAATGTTGAAACTATCAGCAATGAGCTTGAGCGTCACCAGGTTCAGCTTATGAAGGATGTTGCCACACTTGATAACATGTATAAGCTTAACCTGAATTATTACAAAGAATTATCAATGTATATCATTGCCGGAAAGAAGAAGCTTGAGCAGGTAAGAGCTAATGAACTCGTAGAAGCTCAGAAGAAAGCAGAGCAGTCAGGACTTCCTGAGGATGCACAGGCAGCTAAGGATCTTGCATCACTTTGCGACAGATTCGAAAAGAAGATATATGATCTTGAGCTTACCCGTACAATTGCTATGCAGACAGGTCCTCAGATACGTATGGTACAGAGTGCGGACACTGCAATGGCTGAGAAAATTCAGTCAACAATTGTTAATACTATTCCTCTTTGGAAAAACCAGATGGTAATTGCTATCGGGATTGAGCATTCCGCACAGGCAGCAAAAGCTGAGCGAGAGGTTAATGATATGACAAATGCTCTCCTCAGAAAGAATGCAGATATGCTTAAGGTGGCATCTGTTGAAGCTGCAAAAGAATCAGAGAGAGGTATAGTTGATATGGAGACACTCAAGCATACTAATGAAACTCTGATCTCAACTCTTGATGAGGTTATGAAGATACAGACAGAAGGAAAAGAAAAAAGAAAGAATGCGGAAGCAGAGCTTGAGCAGATTGAAGGACAGCTCCGTGAAAAACTTCTGCAGGCTGCAAAAAACTAA
- a CDS encoding 5-bromo-4-chloroindolyl phosphate hydrolysis family protein has product MGDYDKIYNAGNKILKEVTKAVETGDYNNLSSSLKNSLEDAVNAAKSNPSQNFRGSASAVRTVHYAGAAKRTPFFTRKVGFNTGVGKIVFGVLGATFFGLSALGMIMDATIWPAVVLCGITAAFGFLIKKGSDEKKLARLFNKYGRILGNAEYFAISDLAIAAGERSEDVLKNIKKMIDKDFLPTARLDNNETTVMLSERAFAQYLKAEKSRQEREYEENQNILKQAAAKNERFQAESMDGVTDNSVRSIIQEGNDYLETIRRINDAIPGEEMSEKLYQLENIMRKIFKQVEKEPECADELKKFMNYYLPTTTKLLNAYVDLDKQPEAGNNIKQTKKDIEDAIEVINEAFENLLDSLFQDMAWDISSDISVMKTMMAQDGLTPDGFGQLQGSQQGAAAFQSAPEFQAAQLAQTAETLQAGQAQASEDDKVQLKF; this is encoded by the coding sequence ATGGGAGATTACGATAAAATCTATAATGCTGGCAATAAAATATTGAAAGAAGTTACTAAAGCGGTTGAGACAGGTGATTATAACAATCTCAGTTCTTCGCTTAAGAATTCCTTGGAAGATGCAGTCAATGCAGCAAAAAGCAATCCATCACAGAACTTTAGAGGAAGTGCGTCTGCTGTCAGAACAGTTCATTATGCGGGAGCAGCAAAAAGAACTCCTTTTTTTACCAGAAAAGTTGGATTTAATACCGGTGTAGGAAAAATTGTTTTTGGAGTTTTGGGAGCAACATTTTTTGGACTTTCAGCACTCGGAATGATCATGGATGCAACTATATGGCCTGCAGTTGTTTTGTGCGGTATTACGGCGGCGTTCGGATTTCTTATAAAAAAAGGGTCTGATGAAAAGAAGCTTGCAAGGCTATTCAATAAGTATGGAAGGATTCTGGGAAATGCTGAGTATTTTGCGATCAGTGATCTTGCCATAGCAGCAGGAGAGCGATCCGAAGACGTTTTAAAGAATATCAAGAAAATGATCGACAAGGATTTTCTTCCTACAGCAAGACTTGATAATAATGAAACTACGGTAATGCTTTCGGAAAGAGCTTTTGCGCAGTATTTGAAGGCTGAAAAATCAAGACAGGAAAGAGAATATGAAGAGAATCAGAATATTCTTAAGCAGGCAGCAGCCAAAAACGAGAGATTCCAGGCAGAAAGCATGGACGGAGTTACAGACAATAGTGTCAGGTCAATTATTCAGGAAGGAAATGATTACCTTGAGACAATAAGAAGAATAAACGACGCTATTCCGGGCGAGGAAATGTCTGAAAAGCTTTATCAGCTTGAGAATATTATGAGAAAGATTTTCAAGCAGGTAGAAAAGGAACCTGAATGTGCAGATGAGCTTAAGAAATTTATGAATTACTATCTGCCTACAACAACAAAGCTTTTAAATGCTTATGTTGATCTTGATAAGCAGCCGGAAGCCGGAAACAATATCAAACAGACAAAAAAGGATATAGAGGATGCCATAGAAGTAATAAATGAAGCATTTGAAAACCTTTTAGACAGTCTGTTCCAGGATATGGCATGGGATATATCTTCAGATATTTCTGTTATGAAGACTATGATGGCACAGGATGGGCTTACACCTGACGGCTTTGGACAACTTCAGGGGAGTCAGCAGGGGGCAGCTGCTTTCCAATCGGCACCTGAATTTCAGGCGGCTCAGCTTGCTCAGACAGCAGAGACGTTGCAAGCAGGACAGGCGCAGGCTTCTGAAGATGACAAAGTTCAGCTTAAATTTTAA
- a CDS encoding nicotinate phosphoribosyltransferase, whose protein sequence is MDRQNLTLLTDLYELTMMQGYFKNKSQNETVIFDAFFRTNPFGGGYSIMAGLEQLINYIKELHFDKEDIDYLRSVGIFDEDFLEYLSDFKFSGDIYSIPEGTLIFPREPLVKVIAPIMEAQLVETAILNIINHQSLIATKAARICYAAQGDGIMEFGLRRAQGPDAGTYGARAAVIGGCIGTSNVLCGQLFDIPVKGTHAHSWIMSFPDEYTAFKTYAKLYPSACILLVDTYDTLNSGVPNAIRVFKEMKEEGIDLSFYGIRLDSGDLAYLSKKARKMLDEAGFPDAIISASNDLDEYLISSLKTQGAAITSWGVGTHLITAKDNPSFGGVYKLAAIKGSDGEFIPKIKLSENSEKVTNPGNKKIYRIYEKASGKLKADLICLENETFTEDKQLLLFDPQEPWKKTLLPAGSFTLREIMVPVFKNGECVYTSPKTMEIRDYCLKEQDTLWEETRRLFNPHEVHVDLSRRLYDTKMKLLDQMSGLDMTNIEN, encoded by the coding sequence ATGGACAGACAAAATCTGACACTATTAACAGACCTCTATGAGCTCACAATGATGCAGGGGTATTTCAAAAACAAATCTCAGAATGAGACTGTTATCTTTGATGCCTTTTTCAGAACAAATCCATTTGGTGGTGGATACTCAATCATGGCAGGTCTTGAGCAACTTATCAACTATATCAAAGAGCTTCATTTTGATAAAGAAGATATTGATTATTTAAGAAGCGTAGGAATCTTTGATGAAGATTTTCTTGAGTATTTAAGTGATTTCAAGTTCAGTGGTGACATTTACTCAATCCCTGAAGGAACCCTTATCTTCCCTCGCGAGCCTCTTGTAAAGGTAATCGCTCCCATAATGGAAGCTCAGCTTGTTGAAACCGCAATCCTCAATATTATCAACCACCAGTCTCTTATCGCAACAAAGGCTGCCAGAATCTGTTATGCAGCACAGGGGGACGGTATCATGGAATTCGGTCTTCGCCGTGCTCAGGGTCCCGATGCAGGAACTTATGGTGCAAGAGCTGCTGTTATCGGAGGTTGTATCGGAACAAGTAACGTTCTTTGCGGACAGCTTTTTGATATTCCCGTTAAGGGCACCCATGCTCACAGCTGGATCATGAGTTTCCCGGATGAATACACTGCATTTAAGACTTATGCAAAGCTTTATCCATCAGCATGCATCCTTCTTGTTGATACTTACGATACCTTAAATTCCGGTGTTCCAAATGCCATCCGAGTATTTAAGGAAATGAAGGAAGAAGGCATTGATCTTTCCTTCTATGGTATACGTCTCGATAGTGGTGACCTTGCTTACTTATCCAAAAAAGCCAGAAAAATGCTGGATGAAGCAGGTTTCCCGGATGCTATCATTTCTGCATCTAACGACCTTGACGAATATCTGATTTCTTCACTCAAAACCCAGGGTGCAGCTATTACCTCCTGGGGTGTTGGTACCCACCTTATCACAGCAAAAGACAATCCATCCTTCGGTGGTGTATACAAACTTGCAGCCATAAAAGGCTCAGATGGTGAATTCATCCCTAAAATCAAGCTTTCCGAGAATTCCGAAAAAGTCACAAATCCCGGAAACAAAAAAATATACAGAATCTATGAGAAAGCCAGTGGAAAGCTTAAGGCTGATCTTATTTGCCTTGAAAATGAAACCTTCACCGAAGACAAGCAGCTCCTTCTCTTTGATCCTCAGGAGCCTTGGAAAAAGACTCTTCTTCCTGCAGGGAGCTTTACTCTTCGCGAGATCATGGTTCCTGTATTCAAAAACGGCGAGTGTGTTTACACATCTCCAAAGACGATGGAAATTCGTGATTACTGCTTAAAAGAGCAGGATACTCTTTGGGAAGAAACCAGACGTCTGTTTAATCCTCACGAAGTACATGTGGACCTTTCAAGACGACTTTATGATACAAAAATGAAGCTTCTCGATCAGATGAGCGGTCTCGATATGACCAATATTGAAAACTAA
- a CDS encoding glycoside hydrolase family 43 protein: protein MSKEREPLVTHIFTADPSAHVFDGRIYVYPSHDVPHNGEDNDNGDEYQMEDYHILSMDKLGGDVTDHGVALSMHDVPWVRDQMWAPDAVYTNGKYYLVFPARDKEGNFRLGIAESDKPEGPFKPEENCIEGSFSIDPCSFKDDDGKVYVYFGGLWGGQLEKYRTGKFDPEGTEPEKDEPAVCPKCALMSDDMKSFAQKPVDIQILDENGKPLLSGDEDRRYFEGPWMHKFNGKYYFSYSTGTTHYLCYAESDSPYGPFTYKGRIMEPVIGWTTHHSIVEIDGEWYLFYHDCEFSGGINHRRCVKYTKLNISQDGTIETIHPYDHKK, encoded by the coding sequence ATGAGCAAAGAAAGAGAACCCTTAGTTACACATATTTTTACAGCTGACCCGTCAGCACATGTTTTTGACGGAAGGATTTATGTATATCCTTCACATGATGTTCCTCACAACGGTGAAGACAATGATAACGGAGATGAATACCAGATGGAGGATTATCATATTCTCTCAATGGATAAGCTTGGTGGTGATGTCACAGATCATGGTGTTGCACTAAGCATGCATGATGTTCCGTGGGTGAGAGATCAGATGTGGGCTCCCGATGCTGTTTATACAAACGGTAAATATTATCTTGTTTTTCCCGCAAGAGACAAAGAGGGTAATTTCAGACTTGGAATAGCAGAGAGTGATAAGCCGGAAGGTCCCTTTAAGCCGGAAGAAAATTGTATAGAGGGAAGCTTTAGTATTGATCCTTGCTCATTTAAGGATGATGACGGAAAGGTTTATGTTTACTTTGGAGGCCTTTGGGGAGGTCAGCTTGAAAAGTACAGAACAGGTAAATTTGATCCTGAAGGAACAGAGCCCGAAAAGGATGAACCTGCAGTATGCCCTAAATGTGCGCTTATGAGTGATGATATGAAATCTTTTGCCCAAAAGCCTGTTGATATTCAGATTCTTGACGAGAATGGAAAACCTCTTCTTTCAGGTGATGAGGATCGTAGATATTTTGAAGGCCCATGGATGCATAAATTTAACGGAAAATACTATTTCTCATATTCCACAGGAACAACTCATTATCTTTGCTATGCGGAGAGTGACAGCCCATACGGTCCTTTCACATATAAGGGAAGAATAATGGAACCTGTTATCGGTTGGACAACACATCATTCTATAGTTGAAATTGATGGAGAGTGGTATCTTTTCTATCATGATTGTGAATTCTCAGGTGGAATCAACCACAGAAGATGCGTAAAATATACAAAATTAAATATTTCACAGGATGGAACAATTGAAACAATTCATCCTTATGATCATAAAAAATAA
- a CDS encoding helix-turn-helix domain-containing protein — translation MIETLNGLVETVNFKHSTSIKLYDNDEYEDYPPHWHAAIEIIMPTDNLYFLNCAGDDIVLREGDIIIICPGCIHSIKAPEAGKRIIFQPDTTELRFMHEVESLINIMSPYIIVTPEDYPCIYEHAKSLLLEINTIYKENYSFSEVDIFCKLLDFLSCIGKNYVNTRSVDDTLDHSRGDEYFGKFIEICDYLQEHCSEDLSLDDIANRSGFSKFYFSRRFKQFTNVSFYKYVNQKRIAKAESFLTDPSNSVTDVALSCGFPSLSSFIRMFKIIKGCTPTEFRNMYWCGK, via the coding sequence ATGATCGAAACTCTGAACGGATTGGTAGAAACAGTCAACTTTAAGCATAGTACATCAATAAAGCTATATGACAATGATGAGTATGAGGATTATCCCCCTCATTGGCATGCAGCAATTGAAATAATCATGCCCACCGATAATCTTTATTTCCTTAACTGCGCAGGAGATGATATCGTTTTAAGAGAGGGCGATATTATAATTATATGTCCGGGATGCATCCATTCCATAAAAGCGCCGGAAGCAGGCAAGCGTATTATTTTCCAGCCTGACACAACAGAGCTAAGATTCATGCACGAGGTTGAAAGTCTGATCAATATCATGTCACCTTATATAATTGTTACCCCTGAGGACTACCCTTGCATTTATGAGCATGCAAAATCCCTGCTTCTGGAAATAAACACTATATACAAAGAAAATTATTCATTTTCGGAAGTTGATATTTTCTGCAAGCTTCTTGATTTTTTGTCATGCATTGGCAAAAATTATGTCAACACGCGCAGTGTTGACGACACCCTGGATCATTCCAGAGGAGATGAGTATTTCGGAAAATTTATAGAAATCTGCGATTACCTCCAAGAGCACTGTTCTGAAGATCTTAGTCTGGATGATATTGCAAACAGAAGCGGTTTCAGTAAATTCTATTTTTCAAGAAGATTCAAACAGTTTACAAATGTATCTTTTTATAAATATGTGAATCAAAAAAGAATAGCGAAAGCAGAATCTTTTCTTACAGACCCCAGCAACTCCGTTACCGATGTTGCGTTAAGCTGCGGATTTCCATCATTATCTTCGTTTATTCGCATGTTTAAGATCATTAAGGGATGCACACCAACAGAATTCAGGAACATGTACTGGTGTGGTAAATAA
- a CDS encoding radical SAM protein yields MIKEIYSSNAEKLFRKCAICPRKCNVNRMDGEMGYCGQTAHLTAARAYLHAWEEPCISGDNGSGTVFFSGCNMRCVFCQNESIASGKIAKKITPERLAEIFLELREQKASNINLVTPTHFVPIIILALEKAHDQGLDIPVVYNTSAYENVDTLKMLEGLVDIYLPDCKYYSDTLAIRYSNAPMYFDIAMDAIEEMLRQVGEPEFAKACGNGHNKRINAVQYNALMEESDDDYTGPLMTRGVIVRHLMLPGQLQDSKAVISKLIERFGNKIYISIMNQFTPCGNLESYPELLSGIKASEYDKLLDYSIDCGIENGFFQGEGTDSESFIPAFDYRGL; encoded by the coding sequence ATGATTAAAGAAATATACAGTAGTAATGCAGAAAAATTATTTAGAAAATGTGCTATATGCCCAAGAAAATGTAATGTAAACAGGATGGATGGAGAGATGGGCTATTGTGGTCAAACGGCTCATCTTACGGCGGCAAGAGCGTATCTTCATGCTTGGGAAGAGCCTTGTATATCGGGAGATAATGGCTCGGGAACGGTGTTTTTTTCAGGGTGTAATATGCGCTGCGTTTTTTGCCAGAATGAGAGTATTGCTTCGGGGAAAATAGCAAAGAAAATAACACCTGAGCGGCTTGCGGAAATTTTTCTGGAACTCCGGGAACAGAAAGCATCAAATATAAATCTTGTGACGCCAACACATTTTGTACCGATAATAATTTTAGCTTTGGAGAAAGCGCATGATCAGGGACTTGATATTCCAGTGGTATACAACACGAGTGCTTATGAAAATGTTGACACATTAAAAATGCTTGAGGGACTTGTGGATATATATCTTCCTGATTGCAAGTATTATTCAGATACTCTTGCGATTCGATACAGTAATGCCCCTATGTACTTTGATATAGCAATGGATGCAATTGAAGAAATGTTAAGACAGGTGGGAGAACCGGAATTTGCCAAGGCGTGTGGAAATGGACATAATAAACGCATCAATGCGGTGCAATATAATGCATTAATGGAAGAATCCGATGATGACTACACAGGACCGCTTATGACAAGAGGAGTTATAGTAAGGCATCTTATGCTTCCAGGTCAGCTTCAGGATTCCAAAGCGGTTATAAGTAAACTGATCGAACGATTTGGAAATAAGATTTATATCAGCATTATGAACCAGTTTACCCCTTGCGGCAATCTTGAGAGTTATCCTGAATTGTTATCCGGAATAAAGGCTTCCGAGTATGATAAATTATTGGATTATTCTATTGATTGTGGAATAGAAAATGGCTTTTTCCAAGGAGAAGGTACCGACTCGGAAAGCTTTATTCCGGCTTTTGATTATCGTGGGTTGTAA